From one Eucalyptus grandis isolate ANBG69807.140 chromosome 9, ASM1654582v1, whole genome shotgun sequence genomic stretch:
- the LOC104418289 gene encoding GPI ethanolamine phosphate transferase 2 isoform X4, translating into MSPSSITCSRFAIIAAAALLLQSLGLSLFIFGFFPTKPALSGVSGLESFRAPWPNGVGNDSAAALPPEELKRLYQELSEISPPFDRLILMVVDGLPAEFVLRRDDKPPRDAFVEAMPYTQSLLANGFAVGYHAKVAPPTVTMPCLKAMVSGVIGGFLDVAFDFNTQALQDDNIIGQFFRTGRKMVMHGDDTWLKLFPGSFIRHDGVKDTVQVDQNVSQHLDEELCRDDWDLLEICAAENPEFWCPLPWVRRWHLNVQKSSV; encoded by the exons aTGTCCCCTTCTTCGATTACGTGCTCCAGATTCGCCATAATCGCCGCAGCTGCACTTCTCCTCCAGTCCCTCGGCCTCTCCCTCTTCATCTTCGGCTTCTTCCCCACCAAGCCGGCTCTCTCTGGCGTCAG tGGACTGGAGAGCTTCCGTGCGCCGTGGCCCAACGGCGTTGGAAATGATTCGGCGGCGGCATTGCCTCCTGAAGAGCTCAAGCGGTTGTATCAG GAATTATCTGAGATCAGCCCTCCGTTCGATCGGCTAATTCTAATG GTTGTTGATGGTCTTCCAGCAGAATTTGTGCTCAGAAGGGACGACAAGCCTCCAAGAGATGCTTTTGTGGAAGCCATGCCTTATACTCAGTCGTTACTAGCGAATGGATTTGCAGTTGGATACCATGCAAAGGTTGCACCTCCTACTGTTACAATGCCGTGCTTGAAG GCTATGGTCTCTGGGGTAATTGGAGGATTTTTGGATGTGGCATTCGACTTTAATACACAAGCTTTGCAAGATGATAATATTATTG GTCAATTCTTTCGGACTGGTAGGAAGATGGTCATGCATGGTGATGACACATGGCTTAAGTTATTTCCAGGATCATTTATTAGGCACGATGGA GTTAAAGATACTGTTCAAGTAGACCAAAACGTTTCACAACATTTAGATGAAGAGCTTTGCAGAGATGACTGGGATCTTCTG GAGATCTGTGCAGCGGAAAATCCTGAATTTTGGTGCCCCCTTCCCTGGGTTAGGAGATGGCATCTTAATGTACAGAAAAGTTCAGTATGA
- the LOC104418289 gene encoding GPI ethanolamine phosphate transferase 2 isoform X3 has protein sequence MSPSSITCSRFAIIAAAALLLQSLGLSLFIFGFFPTKPALSGVSGLESFRAPWPNGVGNDSAAALPPEELKRLYQELSEISPPFDRLILMVVDGLPAEFVLRRDDKPPRDAFVEAMPYTQSLLANGFAVGYHAKVAPPTVTMPCLKAMVSGVIGGFLDVAFDFNTQALQDDNIIGQFFRTGRKMVMHGDDTWLKLFPGSFIRHDGVSSFFVKDTVQVDQNVSQHLDEELCRDDWDLLEICAAENPEFWCPLPWVRRWHLNVQKSSV, from the exons aTGTCCCCTTCTTCGATTACGTGCTCCAGATTCGCCATAATCGCCGCAGCTGCACTTCTCCTCCAGTCCCTCGGCCTCTCCCTCTTCATCTTCGGCTTCTTCCCCACCAAGCCGGCTCTCTCTGGCGTCAG tGGACTGGAGAGCTTCCGTGCGCCGTGGCCCAACGGCGTTGGAAATGATTCGGCGGCGGCATTGCCTCCTGAAGAGCTCAAGCGGTTGTATCAG GAATTATCTGAGATCAGCCCTCCGTTCGATCGGCTAATTCTAATG GTTGTTGATGGTCTTCCAGCAGAATTTGTGCTCAGAAGGGACGACAAGCCTCCAAGAGATGCTTTTGTGGAAGCCATGCCTTATACTCAGTCGTTACTAGCGAATGGATTTGCAGTTGGATACCATGCAAAGGTTGCACCTCCTACTGTTACAATGCCGTGCTTGAAG GCTATGGTCTCTGGGGTAATTGGAGGATTTTTGGATGTGGCATTCGACTTTAATACACAAGCTTTGCAAGATGATAATATTATTG GTCAATTCTTTCGGACTGGTAGGAAGATGGTCATGCATGGTGATGACACATGGCTTAAGTTATTTCCAGGATCATTTATTAGGCACGATGGAGTGAGTAGTTTTTTT GTTAAAGATACTGTTCAAGTAGACCAAAACGTTTCACAACATTTAGATGAAGAGCTTTGCAGAGATGACTGGGATCTTCTG GAGATCTGTGCAGCGGAAAATCCTGAATTTTGGTGCCCCCTTCCCTGGGTTAGGAGATGGCATCTTAATGTACAGAAAAGTTCAGTATGA
- the LOC104418289 gene encoding GPI ethanolamine phosphate transferase 2 isoform X2, producing the protein MSPSSITCSRFAIIAAAALLLQSLGLSLFIFGFFPTKPALSGVSGLESFRAPWPNGVGNDSAAALPPEELKRLYQELSEISPPFDRLILMVVDGLPAEFVLRRDDKPPRDAFVEAMPYTQSLLANGFAVGYHAKVAPPTVTMPCLKAMVSGVIGGFLDVAFDFNTQALQDDNIIGQFFRTGRKMVMHGDDTWLKLFPGSFIRHDGVKDTVQVDQNVSQHLDEELCRDDWDLLILHYLGLDHVGHIGGRDSFLMGPKLKEMDEVIEMIH; encoded by the exons aTGTCCCCTTCTTCGATTACGTGCTCCAGATTCGCCATAATCGCCGCAGCTGCACTTCTCCTCCAGTCCCTCGGCCTCTCCCTCTTCATCTTCGGCTTCTTCCCCACCAAGCCGGCTCTCTCTGGCGTCAG tGGACTGGAGAGCTTCCGTGCGCCGTGGCCCAACGGCGTTGGAAATGATTCGGCGGCGGCATTGCCTCCTGAAGAGCTCAAGCGGTTGTATCAG GAATTATCTGAGATCAGCCCTCCGTTCGATCGGCTAATTCTAATG GTTGTTGATGGTCTTCCAGCAGAATTTGTGCTCAGAAGGGACGACAAGCCTCCAAGAGATGCTTTTGTGGAAGCCATGCCTTATACTCAGTCGTTACTAGCGAATGGATTTGCAGTTGGATACCATGCAAAGGTTGCACCTCCTACTGTTACAATGCCGTGCTTGAAG GCTATGGTCTCTGGGGTAATTGGAGGATTTTTGGATGTGGCATTCGACTTTAATACACAAGCTTTGCAAGATGATAATATTATTG GTCAATTCTTTCGGACTGGTAGGAAGATGGTCATGCATGGTGATGACACATGGCTTAAGTTATTTCCAGGATCATTTATTAGGCACGATGGA GTTAAAGATACTGTTCAAGTAGACCAAAACGTTTCACAACATTTAGATGAAGAGCTTTGCAGAGATGACTGGGATCTTCTG ATTCTCCATTATTTAGGTCTGGATCATGTTGGTCATATTGGTGGAAGGGATAG TTTCTTAATGGGCCCAAAACTCAAGGAGATGGATGAAGTAATTGAGATGATTCATTGA
- the LOC104418289 gene encoding GPI ethanolamine phosphate transferase 2 isoform X1, whose product MSPSSITCSRFAIIAAAALLLQSLGLSLFIFGFFPTKPALSGVSGLESFRAPWPNGVGNDSAAALPPEELKRLYQELSEISPPFDRLILMVVDGLPAEFVLRRDDKPPRDAFVEAMPYTQSLLANGFAVGYHAKVAPPTVTMPCLKAMVSGVIGGFLDVAFDFNTQALQDDNIIGQFFRTGRKMVMHGDDTWLKLFPGSFIRHDGVSSFFVKDTVQVDQNVSQHLDEELCRDDWDLLILHYLGLDHVGHIGGRDSFLMGPKLKEMDEVIEMIH is encoded by the exons aTGTCCCCTTCTTCGATTACGTGCTCCAGATTCGCCATAATCGCCGCAGCTGCACTTCTCCTCCAGTCCCTCGGCCTCTCCCTCTTCATCTTCGGCTTCTTCCCCACCAAGCCGGCTCTCTCTGGCGTCAG tGGACTGGAGAGCTTCCGTGCGCCGTGGCCCAACGGCGTTGGAAATGATTCGGCGGCGGCATTGCCTCCTGAAGAGCTCAAGCGGTTGTATCAG GAATTATCTGAGATCAGCCCTCCGTTCGATCGGCTAATTCTAATG GTTGTTGATGGTCTTCCAGCAGAATTTGTGCTCAGAAGGGACGACAAGCCTCCAAGAGATGCTTTTGTGGAAGCCATGCCTTATACTCAGTCGTTACTAGCGAATGGATTTGCAGTTGGATACCATGCAAAGGTTGCACCTCCTACTGTTACAATGCCGTGCTTGAAG GCTATGGTCTCTGGGGTAATTGGAGGATTTTTGGATGTGGCATTCGACTTTAATACACAAGCTTTGCAAGATGATAATATTATTG GTCAATTCTTTCGGACTGGTAGGAAGATGGTCATGCATGGTGATGACACATGGCTTAAGTTATTTCCAGGATCATTTATTAGGCACGATGGAGTGAGTAGTTTTTTT GTTAAAGATACTGTTCAAGTAGACCAAAACGTTTCACAACATTTAGATGAAGAGCTTTGCAGAGATGACTGGGATCTTCTG ATTCTCCATTATTTAGGTCTGGATCATGTTGGTCATATTGGTGGAAGGGATAG TTTCTTAATGGGCCCAAAACTCAAGGAGATGGATGAAGTAATTGAGATGATTCATTGA